From a single Bacteroidota bacterium genomic region:
- a CDS encoding acyl-CoA carboxylase subunit beta has protein sequence MARHRDKGKLTARDRIARLIDPGTRFLEVGLWAAEGMYAEYGGAPSAGTVMGIGRIHNRPCVVVANDATVKAGAWFPMSGKKNLRAQELAMENRIPIIYLVDSAGVFLPMQDEIFPDKEHFGRIFRNNARMSAMGIPQIAAIMGPCVAGGAYLPIMSDEAIIVRGTGSVFLAGSHLVKAAIGEDIDNENLGGAVVHSEISGVTDYLADNDDDCLLLIRNLVSRFSKPVRTGFDRVDPVAPAFDPAEVYGILPGSGAKPYDMKEIIARLVDGSEWDEYKAGYGRTLLTGYARIDGWAVGIVANQRNIVKTRTGEMQIGGVIYSDSADKASRFIMNCNQKGIPLVFLQDVTGFMVGSRSEHGGIIKDGAKLVSAVANSVVPKFTFIIGNSFGAGNYAMCGKAYDPRMIWSWPSGQIAVMGGKQASETLLSIRIQAAERDGHKVSEEEKARFLADLSKQYEEQLSPVYAAARLWTDGIIDPADTRWLISEGIAMADHQGPLPTFNPGVIQT, from the coding sequence ATGGCCCGTCATCGGGACAAGGGAAAACTGACGGCACGTGACCGCATAGCCCGGCTGATCGACCCCGGGACCCGGTTTCTGGAAGTGGGTCTTTGGGCCGCCGAAGGCATGTATGCCGAGTATGGAGGAGCTCCGTCGGCCGGCACCGTTATGGGGATCGGTCGTATACACAACCGGCCCTGCGTGGTGGTTGCCAATGATGCAACCGTCAAGGCGGGGGCCTGGTTTCCCATGTCGGGAAAGAAAAATCTGCGCGCACAGGAACTGGCCATGGAAAACCGGATTCCGATCATTTACCTGGTTGATTCTGCTGGTGTCTTTTTACCCATGCAGGATGAAATTTTCCCGGATAAGGAACACTTCGGACGGATTTTCCGGAACAATGCCCGGATGAGTGCCATGGGCATTCCCCAGATTGCAGCAATTATGGGTCCGTGTGTGGCCGGGGGCGCCTACCTTCCGATCATGAGCGATGAAGCCATTATTGTGCGCGGAACCGGATCGGTTTTTCTGGCCGGATCACATCTGGTGAAAGCGGCCATCGGTGAGGATATTGACAATGAAAATCTGGGCGGGGCCGTGGTTCATTCAGAAATTTCGGGCGTGACTGATTATCTGGCGGATAATGACGACGATTGCCTCCTGTTGATCAGAAACCTGGTTTCCCGCTTTTCAAAACCCGTCCGGACCGGCTTTGACCGGGTTGATCCGGTCGCGCCGGCATTCGATCCGGCTGAGGTGTATGGCATCCTTCCCGGATCGGGAGCAAAGCCTTATGACATGAAGGAAATCATCGCCCGGCTGGTGGATGGAAGTGAATGGGATGAGTACAAAGCCGGTTACGGCCGGACCCTTCTGACCGGTTATGCCCGGATTGACGGATGGGCCGTTGGCATTGTGGCCAATCAGAGAAACATTGTGAAAACCCGCACCGGAGAGATGCAGATTGGCGGCGTGATTTACTCAGACTCAGCTGATAAGGCTTCCCGGTTTATTATGAATTGCAATCAGAAGGGCATTCCGCTGGTTTTCCTTCAGGATGTCACCGGATTCATGGTCGGCAGCCGGTCTGAACACGGAGGTATTATAAAAGACGGGGCTAAACTGGTAAGCGCCGTGGCAAACTCAGTGGTGCCAAAATTCACTTTTATTATCGGCAACAGTTTCGGGGCCGGTAATTATGCCATGTGTGGCAAGGCCTATGACCCGAGAATGATCTGGTCCTGGCCATCCGGTCAGATTGCAGTCATGGGCGGGAAACAGGCCAGTGAAACCTTGCTGTCGATCCGCATTCAGGCAGCCGAACGGGATGGCCACAAGGTTTCAGAGGAAGAAAAAGCGCGGTTTCTCGCCGATCTTTCCAAACAGTATGAAGAACAACTGTCCCCGGTTTATGCAGCCGCCCGATTGTGGACCGATGGAATCATTGATCCCGCTGATACCCGCTGGCTGATCTCGGAGGGCATTGCCATGGCGGACCATCAGGGCCCCCTGCCCACTTTTAATCCCGGAGTCATTCAGACATGA
- a CDS encoding DUF1446 domain-containing protein, whose translation MKRNIRIAAGQGFWGDLQRAPADQVRSGPVDYLVMDYLAEVTMSILRKQKQKDPSMGYARDFVSVIESILPDIVEKNITVIANAGGVNPLGCRKAVEEVIRKAGYKNLPVAVVHGDDILDRIGELTGTGEELKNMETGESFSAVKDRLLAANVYFGAFPIVDALKAGARIVITGRSTDTGLTLAPMIHEFGWKADDWDRLAAGTVAGHILECGAQASGGNFLGDWRSVPGMERIGFPIAEAYPDGTVVITKHESLGGLVSQMTVKEQLLYEIGDPTQYITPDVVADFTTIQLSDDGPDRVRVSGVKGKQNTPFYKVSAAYSDGWFSGSTLVYTWPEAFEKAKRAGEILKARLDALGFRFDQYNAEYIGANACHQHLASHVDDYPEVMLRVTVRGHDLKSMNGFGMEIAPLILTGPPAVTGFAGGRPKPSEVVAYWPALIRKTSVKPVVDVEVVK comes from the coding sequence ATGAAAAGAAACATTCGAATTGCTGCCGGACAGGGATTCTGGGGAGATTTGCAACGGGCTCCGGCCGATCAGGTGCGTTCAGGCCCGGTGGACTATCTGGTGATGGATTACCTGGCTGAAGTCACCATGTCGATCCTCAGGAAGCAAAAGCAGAAAGATCCTTCAATGGGCTATGCCCGGGATTTTGTATCGGTGATTGAATCCATCCTGCCGGATATTGTCGAAAAAAACATCACCGTCATTGCCAATGCAGGCGGTGTGAATCCGTTGGGTTGCCGGAAGGCGGTTGAAGAGGTAATCAGAAAGGCGGGATATAAAAATCTGCCGGTGGCCGTGGTCCACGGAGATGATATTCTGGATCGCATTGGTGAACTGACTGGTACGGGTGAGGAACTTAAAAACATGGAAACCGGCGAGTCCTTTTCTGCGGTAAAGGACCGGTTACTTGCAGCCAATGTGTATTTCGGGGCATTCCCGATTGTGGATGCACTGAAAGCCGGCGCACGGATTGTCATCACCGGCCGGTCTACCGATACCGGTCTCACGCTGGCACCCATGATTCATGAATTCGGCTGGAAAGCCGATGATTGGGACAGACTGGCTGCCGGAACGGTGGCCGGACACATTCTGGAATGTGGCGCACAGGCATCCGGGGGTAATTTTCTTGGCGATTGGCGATCGGTTCCCGGAATGGAACGAATCGGATTTCCCATTGCGGAAGCGTACCCCGATGGAACGGTGGTCATCACCAAACATGAGTCCCTCGGAGGACTGGTGTCTCAGATGACGGTTAAAGAACAATTGCTGTATGAAATCGGAGATCCGACCCAGTATATCACTCCCGATGTGGTAGCCGATTTCACCACGATTCAATTGTCGGATGACGGACCAGACCGGGTAAGGGTTTCCGGGGTTAAAGGAAAACAGAACACCCCATTTTATAAAGTCTCTGCTGCTTATTCTGATGGATGGTTTTCGGGGTCCACGCTGGTTTATACCTGGCCCGAGGCCTTTGAGAAAGCCAAACGTGCCGGCGAGATACTGAAAGCCAGACTCGATGCCTTGGGTTTCCGGTTTGATCAGTATAACGCCGAATACATCGGGGCCAACGCCTGTCATCAGCATCTGGCCAGTCATGTGGACGACTACCCTGAAGTCATGCTTCGGGTTACGGTTCGCGGGCATGATCTGAAATCAATGAATGGATTCGGAATGGAAATTGCTCCGCTGATTCTGACCGGTCCGCCGGCCGTTACAGGCTTTGCGGGTGGCAGGCCGAAGCCTTCCGAAGTGGTGGCGTACTGGCCAGCCCTGATCAGAAAAACCAGTGTGAAACCGGTTGTGGATGTGGAGGTGGTTAAATGA
- a CDS encoding enoyl-CoA hydratase/isomerase family protein — translation MQEVIREINGCHLTLWLNRPDKRNALSPEILAGLTSAIRDVSSNPGIRTITLAAKGPVFCAGADLEKLQQISGQTDEENYADSHAIADLFLTILDSPKPFFARIQGDALAGGCGLVSVCDFSVADEAASFGYPEVRIGFVPAIVAVLLVRKIGEGKSRPLLLSGKKISATAARDIGLIQEVVRQNELDPWLELARKPFEEAVSPDSVRLTRRLLMQTPGTGIDSAIDAACQINVASRRTDDCREGIRAFLEKRKPQFGSREK, via the coding sequence GTGCAGGAAGTCATCAGGGAAATAAACGGCTGTCATCTGACTCTGTGGCTGAACCGTCCGGATAAACGAAATGCCCTCAGCCCTGAAATCCTTGCCGGACTGACCTCTGCCATCCGGGATGTCAGCAGTAACCCGGGTATCAGGACCATCACCCTGGCTGCAAAAGGCCCGGTTTTCTGTGCAGGTGCTGATCTGGAAAAATTGCAACAGATTTCCGGTCAGACCGATGAGGAAAATTATGCCGATTCACATGCGATTGCTGATTTATTCCTCACCATTCTGGATTCTCCGAAACCATTTTTTGCAAGAATCCAGGGGGATGCGCTGGCTGGCGGGTGTGGTCTGGTTTCTGTTTGTGATTTTTCGGTGGCCGATGAAGCAGCATCCTTTGGTTATCCTGAGGTCAGAATTGGTTTCGTTCCGGCCATTGTCGCTGTTCTGCTGGTCAGAAAAATCGGAGAAGGGAAGTCACGACCTCTGCTGCTGTCGGGCAAGAAAATTTCAGCAACAGCTGCCCGCGATATCGGCTTAATCCAGGAAGTAGTCAGGCAGAACGAATTGGATCCGTGGCTCGAGTTGGCAAGGAAACCGTTCGAGGAAGCCGTTTCACCAGATTCTGTACGCCTGACCAGGCGCCTGTTGATGCAGACACCCGGAACCGGCATCGATTCGGCCATTGATGCCGCTTGTCAGATCAATGTGGCCAGCCGCCGGACCGATGACTGCCGTGAGGGAATCCGGGCTTTTCTTGAGAAACGGAAACCACAGTTTGGTTCCCGAGAAAAATAA
- a CDS encoding sigma 54-interacting transcriptional regulator produces MRTVFGFFPLVTAWIFIPAFFVYEKVTAIEPVIPVVITREAVEELGGWPLDRKFYGLLISRLNSNGPVHILFDFSFAEPDLLHPESDDYLKWTIDRYRHIQTLQSPDSAWIAGDGPFILPFSQQFTIEDNWLVTDQNRLTAFPHIDHTFLPDGKIVVTIPVAAELTPPVDAMSIIRGEEMPTGTLFFIYLNHPGITSYVVHPVTNDILPTGAVYATAINTILEERWLHQIPVLALIILMVMAAGAPWLGYLRGRVWLGVGVSLIPAGLLLLLFFQPYFIPAWFYLYLISPVAVSVMMLGRIYQTRQEPPVVPVAGPDPGQVAESRELEDLRYRVQFYENASNQGSGPADSDSDPDQPFLMDAQSPLKRILVKAAQLATADLPVIIYGESGTGKELMAGYIHRKSHRSKGPFIAVNCGALNENLLESELFGNEKGAYTGAVQSRAGRFELATGGTLFLDEIAETSPAFQVKLLRVLQEGVIERVGGTQLIPVSVRIVAATHRNLQEKVAQGSFREDLFYRLNGMTINIPPLRERQADIAAIFKGTLAQKAPELKFADVLLKELARHPWKGNVRELLAATDRAIFNARLKDRAFLIPEDFELPLLISDSRPDQRADQLLTEFRRLGFRHRMMSEAAVNLGMHRTTVTEFFRGWVLRLSRPSRTPDEVVALLAGNQNGFDRTQLNERVKEYMDGINERVDEGIREGETNQQILSGKFRNLPSVFHEDLFWWIDHRRSVS; encoded by the coding sequence ATGAGAACCGTATTCGGATTTTTCCCGTTGGTTACAGCCTGGATTTTTATCCCGGCTTTTTTCGTTTATGAAAAGGTGACTGCCATCGAGCCGGTTATTCCGGTTGTAATCACCCGGGAAGCAGTTGAAGAGTTGGGCGGCTGGCCGTTGGACCGGAAATTTTATGGTCTCCTGATCTCACGTCTTAACAGCAACGGTCCGGTGCATATTCTGTTTGACTTTTCATTTGCCGAACCCGACCTGCTACATCCCGAATCGGATGACTACCTGAAATGGACCATTGACCGCTACCGTCACATTCAAACCCTGCAGTCTCCCGATTCGGCGTGGATAGCCGGAGACGGACCGTTCATTCTGCCATTTTCTCAGCAGTTTACCATCGAGGATAACTGGCTGGTTACCGACCAGAACCGGCTGACCGCTTTTCCCCACATTGACCACACCTTTCTGCCGGATGGCAAAATTGTGGTTACCATCCCGGTGGCAGCAGAACTGACACCACCGGTCGATGCAATGAGCATCATCCGCGGAGAAGAAATGCCCACGGGGACCCTCTTTTTCATTTATCTGAACCATCCGGGAATCACCTCTTACGTGGTTCACCCGGTCACCAACGACATTTTACCCACCGGTGCTGTTTATGCAACAGCCATTAATACCATTCTGGAAGAAAGGTGGCTGCACCAGATACCTGTATTGGCGTTGATTATTCTGATGGTGATGGCCGCTGGTGCCCCATGGTTGGGTTACCTTCGCGGGCGGGTCTGGCTGGGAGTTGGTGTCTCCCTGATACCGGCCGGCCTGCTGCTTCTGCTGTTTTTTCAGCCCTATTTTATTCCAGCCTGGTTTTATCTCTACCTGATCAGTCCGGTCGCTGTTTCAGTCATGATGCTGGGCAGGATCTACCAAACCCGGCAGGAACCACCGGTGGTACCGGTTGCAGGCCCCGATCCCGGACAGGTTGCAGAAAGCAGGGAACTGGAGGATCTGCGTTACCGGGTTCAGTTCTATGAAAATGCATCCAATCAGGGTTCCGGGCCTGCTGATTCAGATTCTGATCCTGATCAGCCTTTTCTCATGGATGCTCAGTCACCCCTGAAACGGATTCTGGTCAAAGCCGCCCAGCTGGCAACGGCCGACCTGCCGGTTATCATCTATGGCGAATCGGGAACCGGTAAAGAGCTGATGGCCGGTTACATTCACCGCAAGTCACACCGTTCCAAAGGCCCGTTTATAGCTGTTAATTGTGGCGCCTTGAACGAAAACCTGTTGGAATCAGAATTGTTTGGAAACGAAAAAGGTGCCTATACCGGAGCCGTCCAATCGAGAGCCGGCCGGTTCGAACTGGCCACGGGCGGCACACTGTTCCTCGATGAAATTGCTGAAACCAGTCCGGCCTTTCAGGTGAAACTGTTGCGGGTGCTTCAGGAAGGGGTGATTGAACGGGTGGGCGGAACACAACTTATACCGGTGTCGGTACGCATTGTGGCAGCAACCCACCGGAATCTGCAGGAAAAAGTCGCACAAGGATCTTTCCGGGAAGACTTGTTTTACCGTTTAAACGGAATGACCATCAATATACCTCCGCTTCGTGAACGACAGGCTGATATTGCTGCCATTTTTAAGGGAACGCTTGCACAAAAGGCACCCGAACTGAAGTTTGCCGATGTCTTGCTTAAAGAACTGGCCCGTCATCCCTGGAAAGGAAATGTCAGGGAATTGCTGGCCGCCACCGACCGGGCGATTTTCAACGCGCGTCTGAAAGACAGGGCCTTCCTGATTCCTGAAGATTTTGAATTGCCCCTTCTGATCTCCGATTCCAGACCCGATCAGCGTGCCGATCAGTTGCTGACCGAATTCAGAAGGCTCGGTTTCCGGCACCGGATGATGTCTGAGGCCGCTGTGAATCTGGGAATGCACCGGACAACGGTCACCGAATTTTTCAGAGGATGGGTGCTGAGGCTTTCCAGACCTTCACGGACCCCTGACGAAGTGGTTGCTCTTCTGGCCGGTAACCAGAATGGCTTTGACCGGACTCAGCTGAATGAACGGGTGAAAGAATACATGGATGGAATCAATGAACGGGTCGATGAAGGAATCCGTGAAGGGGAAACCAATCAGCAGATACTCTCTGGTAAATTCCGTAATTTACCTTCTGTGTTTCATGAAGACTTATTCTGGTGGATCGATCACCGGAGGTCGGTGTCTTAA
- a CDS encoding NUDIX pyrophosphatase, translating into MIPERLQVRVVDCFIFRNNAEGDPEFLILRRAPHVMYPGNWRMVGGKINGEETAWQAAIRETREETGLSPLAMWSVPYLNLFYEWTHDRVNVIPVFLMQVDAAQPVSLDKEHDQYRWVPDSEAHQLLRFPAQREGLAMAVRIVRNPREFSSTLRIDLTRNTP; encoded by the coding sequence ATGATACCAGAACGGTTACAGGTCCGCGTGGTCGACTGTTTTATATTCAGGAATAACGCAGAAGGGGATCCCGAATTTCTGATTCTCCGCAGGGCTCCTCATGTGATGTACCCCGGAAACTGGCGGATGGTGGGGGGGAAAATCAATGGCGAGGAAACAGCATGGCAGGCGGCCATCCGTGAAACACGGGAAGAAACCGGATTGTCTCCGCTGGCCATGTGGTCGGTTCCATACCTTAACCTGTTTTATGAATGGACACACGACAGGGTTAACGTGATTCCGGTTTTTCTGATGCAGGTTGATGCCGCGCAACCTGTCAGTCTGGATAAGGAACACGATCAGTATCGTTGGGTGCCCGATTCTGAAGCACATCAGTTGCTGCGGTTTCCGGCTCAGCGTGAAGGATTGGCCATGGCCGTTCGGATTGTCAGAAATCCACGTGAATTCAGCTCCACCTTACGCATCGATTTAACCAGGAATACACCATGA
- a CDS encoding carboxypeptidase regulatory-like domain-containing protein encodes MKTFLFGLIITGLLGSLTSDPALAATGSGPEKDIIRAHQMKMKMTQLKMAAEKSGATASRAEVAVTAASGGISGTISGLTPEDIPGAWVMAWSKGDDVVNGDSLGSFGFSTVQPDGTYLISGLQTGLFTVYAYASNYVPQYYGSSSDSSGQANVPVTDGAITSGIDFELVRLDLGTGTLSGRVTNQANGDPIAWAVVFAFDYSDPAGYKYGWASTDQNGLYEISYLVPGNYTVSVWANGFLYTYYPGVTDPNDAVTVPVLANTTVNDLDIAMKEGAKIKGTIKDQLGKPIPYAYVEGYMKREGDPTDSSGVNFYSATMADENGQYVLSGIDAGDWIVYASAYWWPYYYYSMFYNQALTMEEATPVPVAENQVVSGIDFTFTVNFPTASVSGRLLNKNGDPISSTMVILQPNTITFGEDSTISARPYDHYGVPYYSYTDSNGYFFFDRILSDDYLIRTQSSYHWYQQTFWYPGVTERELATVLSVKDGDAVTGLEFVVDLADFSGSVSGKVTTASGLPLANAYIWLMSSWLHTDTDVLKDSMTYNPVWASAMTDAEGNYEVSPLPAGTYLIQAAWYGDNSQDVRWYENAETVTEATPVTLSAGENKTGINIGLNPKPIFGSLDGVVKWADGTVVAGAYIEIAPYWDSSNLADWYWGNWNQFTTTDESGAFRFDQLREGQYTVTVYANGDHVYYPNGLTLGMAEPVTIIAGETLTINPQLTKSDKGEGAISGVVSLEDGISEKSPAFVVIAKPTVTVMVWPQSEFFYTAVTNPDGSYELSNMADGEYLVYAFGSGTIGEFYDGVYTGSQATPVEVKNQQITGSVNFKLSYGYWLDSPIDSLENIRGGRIFGKVKNKHSELMTEAIVNLVDQEGKVMMSVKTNAKGHYELTGVPGGTYSVRAEKTGMGESAGSEELVTVRNNSIEKDLIIALTNSPVDVDEKDALPEGITLMSVYPNPFNPETSISFRLSKPGLVSALVFNVLGQQVRDLSVTVPSAGESVLRWDGRDSNGSQVSSGLYIIRLSAGNQVVSSKLILSR; translated from the coding sequence ATGAAAACGTTTTTATTCGGTCTGATCATAACAGGGCTGCTTGGCAGTCTGACATCCGACCCAGCCTTGGCTGCCACGGGTTCCGGACCGGAAAAGGATATTATCCGGGCTCATCAGATGAAGATGAAGATGACCCAGCTGAAAATGGCTGCAGAAAAGTCCGGCGCCACTGCTTCCCGGGCTGAAGTGGCTGTAACGGCTGCTTCCGGTGGCATCTCGGGGACCATTTCAGGACTGACTCCGGAAGACATTCCCGGTGCATGGGTGATGGCCTGGTCGAAGGGTGACGATGTGGTCAATGGCGACTCTCTTGGCAGTTTCGGATTCAGCACGGTGCAACCCGATGGAACCTATCTCATATCAGGATTGCAGACCGGTCTGTTTACCGTGTATGCTTATGCAAGCAATTATGTGCCTCAGTATTATGGCTCAAGCTCAGATTCAAGCGGCCAGGCCAACGTGCCGGTAACGGATGGGGCCATAACCTCCGGCATCGATTTCGAATTGGTTCGGCTGGATCTCGGGACGGGCACTCTCTCGGGCCGTGTTACGAATCAGGCCAACGGCGATCCGATTGCCTGGGCGGTGGTTTTTGCCTTTGACTACAGCGATCCGGCAGGATACAAGTATGGCTGGGCCAGCACCGACCAGAATGGATTGTATGAAATATCCTACCTTGTTCCGGGCAACTACACGGTCAGCGTGTGGGCCAATGGTTTTCTGTACACCTACTATCCGGGCGTTACCGATCCGAATGATGCAGTCACCGTCCCGGTTCTTGCCAATACAACGGTAAATGACCTGGATATCGCCATGAAGGAAGGGGCAAAAATCAAGGGAACCATTAAGGATCAGCTCGGTAAACCCATTCCATATGCCTATGTGGAAGGATACATGAAAAGGGAAGGCGATCCCACTGATTCAAGCGGTGTTAATTTCTATTCTGCAACCATGGCGGATGAAAATGGGCAGTATGTTCTTTCCGGAATTGATGCTGGTGACTGGATCGTATACGCATCGGCCTATTGGTGGCCTTACTATTACTATAGCATGTTTTATAATCAGGCTCTGACCATGGAAGAGGCCACTCCGGTTCCGGTAGCCGAAAATCAGGTGGTATCCGGAATTGATTTTACCTTCACGGTTAATTTCCCGACTGCATCGGTCAGCGGACGGTTGCTCAACAAAAATGGGGATCCAATCTCATCCACCATGGTTATTCTGCAACCCAATACAATCACATTCGGTGAAGACAGCACCATTTCTGCAAGACCTTATGACCACTATGGGGTTCCGTATTATTCCTATACCGATTCGAACGGATACTTCTTCTTTGACCGGATTCTGTCTGATGATTATCTGATCAGAACCCAGTCATCCTATCATTGGTATCAGCAAACCTTCTGGTATCCGGGTGTCACTGAACGTGAATTGGCAACCGTCCTTTCTGTAAAGGATGGAGACGCGGTCACCGGTCTGGAATTTGTTGTGGACCTGGCCGATTTCTCGGGTTCCGTCAGCGGAAAAGTCACCACAGCGTCCGGTTTGCCACTGGCCAATGCCTATATCTGGTTAATGTCATCCTGGCTGCATACCGACACCGATGTCCTGAAGGATTCAATGACTTACAATCCGGTTTGGGCATCAGCCATGACGGATGCTGAAGGAAATTATGAAGTCAGTCCGTTACCTGCCGGGACTTACCTGATTCAGGCTGCCTGGTACGGTGACAACTCTCAGGATGTCAGGTGGTATGAAAATGCTGAAACCGTGACAGAAGCCACCCCGGTTACCCTCTCGGCAGGTGAAAATAAAACCGGCATCAATATCGGACTGAATCCGAAACCCATTTTTGGTTCATTGGATGGTGTGGTGAAATGGGCGGATGGAACGGTGGTCGCCGGTGCCTATATTGAAATCGCCCCTTATTGGGATTCAAGCAACCTGGCTGATTGGTATTGGGGCAACTGGAACCAGTTTACCACCACCGACGAGTCCGGGGCCTTCCGCTTCGATCAATTGAGAGAAGGACAATACACGGTCACCGTTTATGCCAATGGAGACCATGTGTACTATCCGAACGGACTCACACTCGGAATGGCTGAACCTGTCACCATCATCGCCGGTGAAACACTAACCATTAACCCTCAACTGACCAAATCGGATAAGGGTGAAGGAGCCATCAGCGGCGTGGTGTCACTCGAGGATGGTATCAGTGAAAAATCACCTGCATTTGTTGTGATCGCCAAACCCACCGTTACAGTCATGGTATGGCCGCAATCGGAGTTCTTTTACACCGCTGTCACCAATCCGGATGGTTCCTATGAACTTTCGAACATGGCCGATGGTGAATATCTGGTATATGCTTTTGGTTCAGGAACCATCGGTGAATTTTATGACGGAGTCTACACAGGAAGCCAGGCTACACCGGTTGAAGTGAAAAATCAGCAGATCACCGGTTCTGTGAATTTCAAATTGTCGTATGGATACTGGCTGGATTCGCCAATTGATTCTTTGGAAAATATCCGCGGAGGCCGGATTTTCGGAAAGGTGAAAAACAAACACTCCGAACTGATGACCGAGGCCATTGTGAATCTGGTTGATCAGGAAGGAAAAGTGATGATGAGCGTGAAAACCAACGCGAAAGGGCATTACGAACTGACTGGTGTTCCTGGAGGAACCTATTCCGTCCGGGCTGAAAAGACAGGAATGGGAGAATCGGCAGGTTCAGAAGAATTGGTGACCGTCCGCAATAATTCGATCGAAAAAGATCTGATCATTGCATTAACCAATTCTCCTGTCGATGTTGATGAAAAGGACGCATTGCCGGAAGGCATCACCCTGATGTCGGTTTATCCGAATCCGTTTAATCCTGAAACCAGCATTTCCTTCAGATTGAGCAAACCCGGACTGGTTTCAGCACTTGTATTTAATGTGTTGGGACAGCAGGTGCGCGATTTATCAGTGACTGTTCCGTCAGCGGGTGAATCGGTACTGCGCTGGGATGGCCGGGATTCGAATGGTTCGCAGGTATCATCCGGATTATACATCATCCGTCTGAGTGCCGGTAACCAGGTGGTTTCATCGAAACTGATTCTGTCCAGATAG